The Maylandia zebra isolate NMK-2024a linkage group LG7, Mzebra_GT3a, whole genome shotgun sequence genome contains a region encoding:
- the LOC106675651 gene encoding zinc finger BED domain-containing protein 4-like isoform X2: MLRAANKHVPQATVDKLVINFICEGLQPFAVVEQPSFKELVTTLQPQAKVISRPTVRARICEAADHMKMTLVAALDKVKFVATTTDCWSAHQKSYLGVTCHWIEEASLERRSAALACKRLRGSHTFDMLAGALDDIHCQYKIRGKVVRTTTDSGSNFVKAFHMFGAQNDADEAEDEADPEIIDLTDHRDYHEASAILDEDSGLEYQLPPHQRCACHLLNLVATTDAALAESMNETYKRLSRATFAKCQAIWNKTGRSHLANEVVEDKCKLQIIRPNATRWNSTYLAIERIIRIIDEKGEDAIRSICEEFKVKMLSPAEVAFLREYCTTMKPLVKASNILQSESTSFMGWLLPVIQQLLSKLSRLETSSKTCVPLIRALQNGLQKHFGAMMEDPELAAAAVLLPKFKTSWTDRADVTEAEHESEDQQRESSDEDEFFSRPISRRLQSAVELDGYLACATDTMELLHSFSAIKNLSLKLNTALPASAACERLFSCAGLLFTAKRSRIASVNLENQLLLKLNKRFRK; the protein is encoded by the exons ATGTTGAGAgctgcaaacaaacatgttccACAAGCAACTGTTGACAAGCTTGTCATCAATTTCATATGTGAGGGTCTACAGCCATTTGCAGTGGTAGAACAGCCATCTTTCAAAGAATTGGTTACCACATTACAACCTCAAGCCAAAGTCATCTCCAGACCCACTGTCCGTGCCAGAATCTGTGAAGCTGCTGATCACATGAAGATGACTTTGGTTGCAGCATTGGATAAAGTCAAATTTGTTGCTACCACTACTGATTGTTGGTCAGCTCATCAGAAAAGTTACCTTGGAGTCACATGCCATTGGATAGAGGAAGCGTCCCTGGAAAGAAGATCTGCAGCACTAGCATGCAAAAGATTGAGAGGGTCTCACACATTTGACATGCTTGCTGGTGCGCTTGATGATATCCATTGCCAATACAAGATTAGAGGCAAAGTTGTAAGAACCACAACTGATAGTGGATCCAACTTTGTCAAGGCCTTCCACATGTTTGGGGCACAAAATGATGCAGATGAAGCTGAAGATGAAGCAGACCCAGAAATTATTGACCTGACTGACCATAGGGACTACCATGAGGCAAGTGCAATTCTTGATGAAGACTCTGGTTTGGAGTATCAACTTCCGCCTCATCAGCGATGTGCATGTCACCTGCTAAACCTTGTGGCAACAACTGATGCTGCCCTAGCAGAGAGCATGAATGAAACCTACAAGAGGCTCTCCCGTGCAACCTTTGCAAAATGCCAGGCCATTTGGAACAAAACTGGCCGATCTCATTTGGCTAATGAAGTGGTAGAGGACAAGTGTAAGCTACAGATCATTCGTCCCAATGCAACACGATGGAATTCAACCTACCTTGCCATTGAAAGGATAATACGCATCATTGATGAGAAGGGGGAAGATGCCATCAGGAGCATTTGTGAGGAGTTCAAGGTGAAAAT GTTGAGTCCTGCAGAAGTTGCATTCCTAAGGGAGTACTGTACCACCATGAAGCCACTGGTGAAAGCTTCAAACATCCTTCAGTCTGAGTCCACTTCCTTTATGGGATGGCTCCTGCCAGTAATCCAACAACTACTGTCCAAACTTAGCAGGCTGGAGACATCAAGCAAGACATGCGTGCCACTCATCAGAGCCCTGCAAAATGGCCTTCAAAAGCATTTTGGAGCGATGATGGAGGATCCAGAgttggctgcagctgcagtcctCTTACCCAAGTTCAAGACTTCCTGGACTGACAGAGCAGATGTAACAGAGGCTG AGCATGAGAGTGAGGATCAGCAAAGAGAGTCATCTGATGAAGATGAATTCTTCTCCAGACCAATCTCCAGAAGGCTGCAAAGTGCAGTTGAGCTTGATGGTTATCTTGCTTGTGCCACAGACACCATGGAGCTGCTGCACTCCTTCTCAGCCATCAAAAACCTCTCTCTTAAACTGAACACAGCTCTGCCTGCTTCTGCTGCGTGTGAACGACTTTTTAGCTGTGCTGGTCTACTTTTCACTGCCAAACGAAGTCGGATTGCCTCTGTTAATTTAGAAAACCAGCTCTTGCTGAAACTGAACAAAAGGTTCAGAAAgtaa
- the LOC106675651 gene encoding zinc finger BED domain-containing protein 4-like isoform X1, whose translation MLRAANKHVPQATVDKLVINFICEGLQPFAVVEQPSFKELVTTLQPQAKVISRPTVRARICEAADHMKMTLVAALDKVKFVATTTDCWSAHQKSYLGVTCHWIEEASLERRSAALACKRLRGSHTFDMLAGALDDIHCQYKIRGKVVRTTTDSGSNFVKAFHMFGAQNDADEAEDEADPEIIDLTDHRDYHEASAILDEDSGLEYQLPPHQRCACHLLNLVATTDAALAESMNETYKRLSRATFAKCQAIWNKTGRSHLANEVVEDKCKLQIIRPNATRWNSTYLAIERIIRIIDEKGEDAIRSICEEFKVKMLSPAEVAFLREYCTTMKPLVKASNILQSESTSFMGWLLPVIQQLLSKLSRLETSSKTCVPLIRALQNGLQKHFGAMMEDPELAAAAVLLPKFKTSWTDRADVTEAALTYIKQHLETTEHESEDQQRESSDEDEFFSRPISRRLQSAVELDGYLACATDTMELLHSFSAIKNLSLKLNTALPASAACERLFSCAGLLFTAKRSRIASVNLENQLLLKLNKRFRK comes from the exons ATGTTGAGAgctgcaaacaaacatgttccACAAGCAACTGTTGACAAGCTTGTCATCAATTTCATATGTGAGGGTCTACAGCCATTTGCAGTGGTAGAACAGCCATCTTTCAAAGAATTGGTTACCACATTACAACCTCAAGCCAAAGTCATCTCCAGACCCACTGTCCGTGCCAGAATCTGTGAAGCTGCTGATCACATGAAGATGACTTTGGTTGCAGCATTGGATAAAGTCAAATTTGTTGCTACCACTACTGATTGTTGGTCAGCTCATCAGAAAAGTTACCTTGGAGTCACATGCCATTGGATAGAGGAAGCGTCCCTGGAAAGAAGATCTGCAGCACTAGCATGCAAAAGATTGAGAGGGTCTCACACATTTGACATGCTTGCTGGTGCGCTTGATGATATCCATTGCCAATACAAGATTAGAGGCAAAGTTGTAAGAACCACAACTGATAGTGGATCCAACTTTGTCAAGGCCTTCCACATGTTTGGGGCACAAAATGATGCAGATGAAGCTGAAGATGAAGCAGACCCAGAAATTATTGACCTGACTGACCATAGGGACTACCATGAGGCAAGTGCAATTCTTGATGAAGACTCTGGTTTGGAGTATCAACTTCCGCCTCATCAGCGATGTGCATGTCACCTGCTAAACCTTGTGGCAACAACTGATGCTGCCCTAGCAGAGAGCATGAATGAAACCTACAAGAGGCTCTCCCGTGCAACCTTTGCAAAATGCCAGGCCATTTGGAACAAAACTGGCCGATCTCATTTGGCTAATGAAGTGGTAGAGGACAAGTGTAAGCTACAGATCATTCGTCCCAATGCAACACGATGGAATTCAACCTACCTTGCCATTGAAAGGATAATACGCATCATTGATGAGAAGGGGGAAGATGCCATCAGGAGCATTTGTGAGGAGTTCAAGGTGAAAAT GTTGAGTCCTGCAGAAGTTGCATTCCTAAGGGAGTACTGTACCACCATGAAGCCACTGGTGAAAGCTTCAAACATCCTTCAGTCTGAGTCCACTTCCTTTATGGGATGGCTCCTGCCAGTAATCCAACAACTACTGTCCAAACTTAGCAGGCTGGAGACATCAAGCAAGACATGCGTGCCACTCATCAGAGCCCTGCAAAATGGCCTTCAAAAGCATTTTGGAGCGATGATGGAGGATCCAGAgttggctgcagctgcagtcctCTTACCCAAGTTCAAGACTTCCTGGACTGACAGAGCAGATGTAACAGAGGCTG CCTTGACATACATCAAACAACATCTTGAAACGACAGAGCATGAGAGTGAGGATCAGCAAAGAGAGTCATCTGATGAAGATGAATTCTTCTCCAGACCAATCTCCAGAAGGCTGCAAAGTGCAGTTGAGCTTGATGGTTATCTTGCTTGTGCCACAGACACCATGGAGCTGCTGCACTCCTTCTCAGCCATCAAAAACCTCTCTCTTAAACTGAACACAGCTCTGCCTGCTTCTGCTGCGTGTGAACGACTTTTTAGCTGTGCTGGTCTACTTTTCACTGCCAAACGAAGTCGGATTGCCTCTGTTAATTTAGAAAACCAGCTCTTGCTGAAACTGAACAAAAGGTTCAGAAAgtaa